The Pedobacter cryoconitis genome has a window encoding:
- the rbfA gene encoding 30S ribosome-binding factor RbfA, which yields MESKRQQKFAGVLQEELATLFQREGAEYLPNTLVTITKVRVSPDLAVAKVYLSFLSTNNTGLSIATVNSHAGEIRYKLGARIRHQVRVVPSLTFFLDDTNTYVEHMDKIFDKISKERKEQGGEEETTED from the coding sequence ATGGAAAGTAAACGTCAACAGAAATTTGCTGGTGTACTGCAAGAGGAATTAGCGACATTATTTCAAAGAGAAGGGGCAGAGTACTTACCCAATACATTAGTTACGATTACAAAAGTCCGCGTGTCTCCGGATTTAGCGGTAGCCAAGGTTTACCTGAGCTTTTTAAGCACAAATAATACAGGACTATCAATTGCAACCGTAAATTCTCATGCCGGAGAAATCAGGTATAAACTGGGTGCGCGTATTCGGCATCAGGTGAGGGTTGTACCAAGTTTGACTTTCTTTCTGGATGATACCAACACCTATGTAGAACATATGGATAAGATCTTCGATAAGATTTCAAAAGAACGTAAAGAACAAGGCGGAGAAGAAGAAACAACAGAAGACTAA
- a CDS encoding peptidoglycan DD-metalloendopeptidase family protein yields MESLEKLKGWLSNPENQISSVVDFDPSADRLYPFDFTAANLELTDEILADTSVFSSWVTNKLEDTHSRYGIGGYNEHRTIYSRSIHFDTLEEPRRLHLGVDIWGPAGTPVYNFSDAQVHSFKNNDHFGDYGATIILKYQLDDLTLYALYGHLSLKSLDGLQAGQFIAGGSLFASFGVPAENGNWPPHLHFQLMFDMQGKEGDYPGVCQFSNKAVYLKNCPDPGLILKHTFNIPAE; encoded by the coding sequence ATGGAATCTCTGGAAAAGCTTAAGGGGTGGTTATCAAACCCTGAAAATCAGATCAGCAGTGTGGTAGATTTCGATCCTTCTGCTGATCGGTTATACCCTTTTGATTTTACAGCAGCTAACCTGGAACTTACTGACGAAATCCTTGCAGATACGTCAGTTTTTTCTTCATGGGTAACAAACAAGCTGGAAGATACCCATTCACGTTATGGTATCGGAGGATACAATGAACACCGGACAATTTATTCAAGAAGTATTCATTTCGATACGCTGGAAGAACCACGGAGATTACATCTTGGAGTAGATATCTGGGGGCCTGCGGGAACTCCGGTATATAATTTCTCTGATGCACAGGTGCACAGTTTCAAAAACAATGATCATTTCGGTGATTATGGGGCAACGATTATCCTGAAATATCAATTGGATGACCTGACTTTATATGCGCTTTACGGACATTTAAGCCTGAAATCATTGGATGGGCTTCAGGCAGGTCAGTTTATTGCCGGCGGAAGTTTATTTGCTTCTTTTGGGGTTCCTGCGGAAAATGGAAACTGGCCTCCTCACCTTCATTTTCAACTGATGTTTGATATGCAGGGGAAAGAAGGCGATTATCCTGGCGTTTGTCAGTTCTCGAACAAAGCTGTTTATCTGAAGAATTGCCCGGACCCGGGGCTGATTCTTAAACACACCTTTAATATTCCTGCCGAATAA
- a CDS encoding energy transducer TonB, whose translation MKKILAVFLFFIGLSVQAQPVLKGGLDAFIQTNIIYPGFSLQHCLEGKIMVSFKVNLAGEVYTSKVSSGMGIDLDQEALRLIRLSSGKWQVPEGYDTAYVIIAPVSFSISGGDCATTGITEKNKAIAAYQANEGLTEVITNFYRNKASGTFKEAEEGRIVALKQELGYDDAYLKKKIEEGQKKLKQKDKQGACEDFLFVKYMGSALADELLEKYCK comes from the coding sequence ATGAAGAAGATTCTTGCTGTATTCCTGTTTTTTATCGGTTTGTCTGTACAGGCGCAACCTGTACTTAAAGGCGGTCTGGATGCTTTTATTCAAACAAATATCATTTATCCCGGATTTTCCTTACAACATTGTCTGGAGGGAAAGATTATGGTCAGTTTTAAAGTTAACCTGGCAGGGGAAGTTTATACCTCGAAGGTGAGCAGTGGAATGGGCATTGATCTTGATCAGGAGGCTTTACGTTTAATCAGGTTGAGTAGCGGAAAATGGCAGGTACCTGAAGGTTACGATACAGCTTATGTGATTATTGCTCCTGTCAGCTTTAGCATTTCTGGTGGAGATTGTGCAACGACGGGCATTACTGAAAAAAATAAAGCTATTGCAGCTTATCAGGCGAATGAAGGATTGACTGAGGTCATTACTAACTTCTACCGGAATAAGGCTTCAGGAACGTTTAAAGAGGCTGAGGAAGGCAGAATAGTCGCTTTGAAGCAGGAATTAGGTTATGATGATGCTTACCTGAAAAAAAAGATAGAAGAGGGGCAAAAGAAATTAAAACAAAAAGACAAGCAAGGAGCCTGCGAGGACTTTCTGTTTGTCAAATATATGGGGTCGGCTCTGGCTGATGAACTACTGGAAAAATATTGTAAGTAA